The nucleotide sequence TATTTGAATTGGGACTCCAGAATACACGTGAATTGATCGTTATAACAgcttggtatttatggtgggatAGACGTCAACTGGTTTATGAAGGAAAGTCTCAAGATGCATATCAATCTGCGATGGGGGCCCGTGCTATAGCGGCAAATTATGTTAAAGCAAACTCCCCTGAGGCGATCAGTAAGAAAGGGGGATGGCTTAGACCTCCTATGGGTTTTGTGAAGCTAAACGTTGATGCTTCTTTTGACCATGATCTTCTTAGAGGCACGGCGGGGGCAGTCCTGAGAGATGACAAAGGAAGGTTCATTGTTGGCGGAAGTTGGCGACTTGACTGGTGTGCGGATGTTCTAACAGCATAAGCATTGGCACTGCGGTTTGGCCTTACCCTACCACAGAAGGCGGGGTGCAACCGCCTTATTGTTAACTCTGATAATACGAAAGTGATTGACACGATGAAGAATGGAGGACAATCGGCGGGAGCGGTGACGGCAGTGTTTGATGATTGCTATTTTATGGCTTGCGAATTTACTATTACTAGATTTGAACATTGTAATACGGAAGCAAATAAAGTTGCTCATGAAATTGCTAGGCTAGCGAAATTCTCTGCGACTAGGGATTGGTTTAAGGAGCCCATGGTTGATATTGTATCTCTCCTCATTGATGATGTAACTGTTATTTCTAATTAATAAAGCttaatgttttaaaaaaaactgctccctccatcccaaaataaatgactcaactttgtactaactttaatacaaactcgagtcacttattttggaacTGAGGAAGTATCATATTTCTCCTTTCAAAAATAATTATTATATTTCTGTTGAGTTGTACTTCCTCTTGTTCTTTCTAGTCTGCATAAGTTTGGTCCGAAGTCAAAGTATCTCCACTTTGaccaaacttacagaaaaaaagtatcaacatccaCAATGTCAAATTAATATTGTTAGATtgattatgaaatgtagtttcataatatatatatatatatatatatatatatatatatatatatatatatatatatatatatatatatatttgctttatagatgttgatatttttttaatataaactttgtcaaactttgcaaagtttgagttgacacaaatctaatatgcggagtaaaaaggacaAAGGGAGTACAAGTgagaagaagagagagaaaggaagcgGGTTAATTCAGATCTATGGCATTGTCGACCTAGACACCTTGGTCATGACATTCTTCGTCTGCTTGCATCATCTTCTTCAGTTCGATGCAATAAAACAATAAATGAGCATAATTTTAGTCACATGTGTTAGTTTGGGTGCCATGTTCATTTCCCCTTTCAGCCCTCGCTAGTTGCACGGTTCGTCCTTTTGAACTTATACATTGAGATATCTGGACTTCCCCATTAAAAGCCATCCAGACTAGTTGTCGAACCAGCATTCTCGGGGTCATCCTTTCCATCGCGCTCTCCCTCACCTATAGGATTCGTCAACTTGAAGTGAAGAACGCTTTCTTGCATCGGTCGTTGTTCAAGGTCGTCTTCCATTGCTAGCTTACGAGGTCTGTCCTCCCCCAACTATGTGTGCCGCCTCAACAACTCTCTCTACGGGGTTTTGCAGGGACTCTCTAGTACATGTCATTCACACGTCTCGACATCATCTATGAAGTGCAGTTCGTCTGCCTCCACATACATGACCAATGTAGTACCTCTTATTGGTTCAATGGGTACATGCAGTGCCCCCTACCTCAAATCACCGTCATGTCGACACATGACAATGTCAACACAGTTTACATGTCTACGAGACCAGTGCAACATCCGTGAACGAAACACATCGGGATTGACTCGTACTTGGACGCCAAGCACGGGCACATACAGAATCCTTCTTCAACAAGATACGGTATCCCTCACCTCCTCCATCAAGGGCGTACTAAAGACAGAGAATAGCCtgttaaaaaaacagaaaatagaaagaataaataGCCCCGTAGGTAGCCATCGTGAGTGGTTGGTTCGTGGCTGCTAACTAAACAAGTTCTTTGTTTCATGTCATCATGCATATGGGGGCGGCTAAGAACGTATCTTATGATCTCTGGGTAGAAAATGTGAAACATGCCAAAGTTAGCTCGATCGGGCAACGAATTGCGAGTCCACATGGTGATGGGGGCCTCATCCGTATCGATGACTAGTTTCGGATCTGCGATTGGCGTAGGTATAGGTGGAGGCAGCCCACCACAAACACATGGAAAATCATTTCCTGAAGCAGACTGCTTTGACAACGGCGTacaaagaaacagaaaacaaaTCCCTAGCTCCCAGCAACCGTCAATTGTCTGATCCGTGaatactattattattatttttcaaggGGGAGGCTGCTAACAAAGCTGAAGACTCCTCCGTATACAAATAAGTGTCCAGACATTTCAAATTGTCAACTTACTCGATCGGCACGTAAGAGACCTCAGCTAGCTGTTACTACGAAAAATATGTTGTGAGCTTAGGCTTTGGTGCACCTCCTTATCTAGTCAACTATTTATGCATCAAGATTCATGCAAAGACTtttatcttttttgtttctttcataaagaacatatgaacttcaaacttcgCAGCACAACAAAACATTCTAACTAAAATGTGGGAAAAAACATTCAGATTTTTCGTGCATCATAAATACTAAAAATAACATTTTTGAATAAAGAAtatctcattttgtatatttatgtcgaTCAAAAAAATCTAAGTTTTTTTCTCACATTGTAGTAAGAATGTTTTGCTACCTTGCAAAGTTTGaagtttatatgttgttttatgtGGAAGAGACAAAAAAAGAAAATTTCACGTAGTAAGTTAGTAGTCTAGCACAGATCTCAAAGCTATATTGGAGGGCAGGGATAGGAGGTGTCCATGAGCCGAAGCTCTAAACTGGAGCAACTAGCTGGATGCCAAACCATCTGATACTAGGGAATAGGGATACAACCATACAATGGTTTGCCTGCAATGTCTTTGAGAAATATTATCTCTAGTGAGACGAAAACAATAACCCCCATGAAAGCAAGTTCACAACACAACGCCACAAGCGCTGTGCTACAAAAGCCACAAAATCCTGCTCCAGCCGGATGCAACAGACCCATGGCACATGCACAACCACGCCATATATGAGAATGTACTAGTACAAGCATACAAGAGATATTAGAGTTTCAGAAAGCAAGTACAACACACAATCATAGTCTTACACTAGATCAACAAGCGCAGAGTCGTCACAAACACAACGTCTTGATTACATAAATCATAAAGGACATACGACGACCAAGGGTAGCTCCTTCATCACCTTTAGACCATCTTGCTCTCCTTCATCTAGGGTATTGCAGTAGCAGGCCGCTCCAGGATGCCAGCATGCATAAGCAGCACCCAGATGTGGGTCACAAACTCGCCACCTTCAGCAAGAAGTTCAATGTGACCAGCCACATTATCAGACGGGGCGATATACACCAGCATCTCTGCCCAGAAATCGGCCAATAGTTCCCAACGGATCATGTGATTCTCCATGCTCTCCAACAACTTCCCTAGCCTGACACCCTTGCTCAACAGATGCGCGGACGTTGCCTCTGTTGCAGCAGTTGCATCCGCTACGCTTGACGGAACTTCATCAACGACATTGTACAGTTCTCTAAGCTTTTCATACCTCTCCCTTGGTGATACGAGTCCTTGAAGAGTTTTCTTTGCTTGTGCCTCCAGCTCGTCAAGCGTACACTCTGAAACTATCAGACGGCCTGGTAGCAACGTCGGAGCACAAGCTACCAAGTATGCGACATACTTGGACAAGCTAGTGGCGACACCTCGGTTtggatgcatatcattttcattggGGCCTGCGATTGTTTCGATCTCGCAGTAGCCAGTCGCGACATGCCATACCAATATGCTGTGAGTGAGAGTAAATTCATCGTCAGTCTGACATGCCCAGCATAGCTCATCACTCATGCCATGTCTCATCAACGCCGATGCTCCATTTGATAGATGCCCGTTGATTGAGTTCTTGATAACCCGTGCGACTGCCTTCTTCACCTCCATTTGCAACTCTACAGGATTGCCGGTCTTCCTACTCTGAAAGCGTTGCTTCAACCGATCCCAAGAACTGGAGCTGAAGGAATCAAGGACTGAGTACTGGCCAATGGTGTTGCGCCAATAGTGAAGCCAGCGGTGAGGTCTCCCTAGAAGCAAAAGAACCTTCTTTATTCGGTCATTTTTTTGCCAGGATGGATTTGTTGCATACGTACAAACCAAGGATACTTTTGACCAGTCGGAGGCAAAATAAGAACATATCTGCAACAGCTCGAATAGTGACAGTGCAACCAAGGCTGCTACGGTTACCACAACGTCACATGTGCTGGTTTCGACCAAGAGATCATCCAAAATAGAAACTTGCTTGTTGGAAACACTAATAGCCCATGTACCCACACCAATACAGACAACTGTGATGGCAAATGAGGTAGCACAATAGTACTTCTTACTTCCATACATAATGGCAGCATACTTGGTGAAGAAGAAGTCATATAGAAAAGCAAGCTCTGCTTCAATCACTTGGAATGCTCTTTCATAGTCTTGTTCTGTTTGCAGCAGTCCATCAAGAACAAGAGCACGAGACTTGTCAAGCTTAGATTCAGGACAGCTGTAACCGAAGTATCGCCGAACCACAAGATGGAACAGAGCAAATGAGAGACATAGATCTTTGAGGCGACGGATATGAGGACTGTTGGAAGATGACAAGACACCGATGTTGTCGCACCAAATTTTATCAAGTGTTACTGGAGAATAGCTATTTCCCGTTGCATTGTGTATGAGAACTGGATACTTGTATCCCTGCATGGTGCGGGGGTTGTAGGACGTGCTGGTTTGGTGCTCACGCTTCATGTAGTCGGCCAGCCACTTGATGCCATTCTCTGCCGTTGGTTTGCTCGCTAAGGATGCAGCATCAATGTGGTAATCGATTCTCGTTGCCCATGTCCACACAAAAATAAAGGTCATGACTAAACCAATGCGCCCAAGAAGGTCCTTAGCGGCAAAAGCAAAGTTGC is from Triticum aestivum cultivar Chinese Spring chromosome 3A, IWGSC CS RefSeq v2.1, whole genome shotgun sequence and encodes:
- the LOC123063262 gene encoding uncharacterized protein isoform X1 — encoded protein: MVAAVFMIVLAIGAPMRRHCKSIVIRYGVEGVLLLSFPLLSYTLGLMHLSDAEAGENPLFEEKKGLMQQQLIKNGLFLVWAMFLAMLYFGGTMAISVQKLGENSTMKLKCDIFLSMFYMGIVLGNFAFAAKDLLGRIGLVMTFIFVWTWATRIDYHIDAASLASKPTAENGIKWLADYMKREHQTSTSYNPRTMQGYKYPVLIHNATGNSYSPVTLDKIWCDNIGVLSSSNSPHIRRLKDLCLSFALFHLVVRRYFGYSCPESKLDKSRALVLDGLLQTEQDYERAFQVIEAELAFLYDFFFTKYAAIMYGSKKYYCATSFAITVVCIGVGTWAISVSNKQVSILDDLLVETSTCDVVVTVAALVALSLFELLQICSYFASDWSKVSLVCTYATNPSWQKNDRIKKVLLLLGRPHRWLHYWRNTIGQYSVLDSFSSSSWDRLKQRFQSRKTGNPVELQMEVKKAVARVIKNSINGHLSNGASALMRHGMSDELCWACQTDDEFTLTHSILVWHVATGYCEIETIAGPNENDMHPNRGVATSLSKYVAYLVACAPTLLPGRLIVSECTLDELEAQAKKTLQGLVSPRERYEKLRELYNVVDEVPSSVADATAATEATSAHLLSKGVRLGKLLESMENHMIRWELLADFWAEMLVYIAPSDNVAGHIELLAEGGEFVTHIWVLLMHAGILERPATAIP
- the LOC123063262 gene encoding uncharacterized protein isoform X2, with product MQQQLIKNGLFLVWAMFLAMLYFGGTMAISVQKLGENSTMKLKCDIFLSMFYMGIVLGNFAFAAKDLLGRIGLVMTFIFVWTWATRIDYHIDAASLASKPTAENGIKWLADYMKREHQTSTSYNPRTMQGYKYPVLIHNATGNSYSPVTLDKIWCDNIGVLSSSNSPHIRRLKDLCLSFALFHLVVRRYFGYSCPESKLDKSRALVLDGLLQTEQDYERAFQVIEAELAFLYDFFFTKYAAIMYGSKKYYCATSFAITVVCIGVGTWAISVSNKQVSILDDLLVETSTCDVVVTVAALVALSLFELLQICSYFASDWSKVSLVCTYATNPSWQKNDRIKKVLLLLGRPHRWLHYWRNTIGQYSVLDSFSSSSWDRLKQRFQSRKTGNPVELQMEVKKAVARVIKNSINGHLSNGASALMRHGMSDELCWACQTDDEFTLTHSILVWHVATGYCEIETIAGPNENDMHPNRGVATSLSKYVAYLVACAPTLLPGRLIVSECTLDELEAQAKKTLQGLVSPRERYEKLRELYNVVDEVPSSVADATAATEATSAHLLSKGVRLGKLLESMENHMIRWELLADFWAEMLVYIAPSDNVAGHIELLAEGGEFVTHIWVLLMHAGILERPATAIP